A DNA window from Camelina sativa cultivar DH55 chromosome 17, Cs, whole genome shotgun sequence contains the following coding sequences:
- the LOC104756399 gene encoding uncharacterized protein LOC104756399, whose translation MITRSNLAEQLREYQIRSKHDWASVSFFSSTSSFSSSRVDVVVFVIWELVILAFLVFSAVSLYFKRLQLAFILVCVTLLLLICMKVTKQVRLARKKKRRMLLPLSM comes from the exons ATGATAACAAGGTCGAATCTAGCAGAGCAGCTGAGGGAATATCAGATTCGATCGAAGCATGATTGGgcttctgtttctttcttctcttccacctcgagtttttcttcttctag GGTGGATGTTGTAGTCTTCGTCATCTGGGAGCTAGTCATCTTAGCATTCTTAGTGTTCTCAGCGGTTTCCTTGTACTTCAAGCGGTTACAACTCGCATTCATCTTGGTATGTGTCACTTTGCTGCTACTAATTTGCATGAAGGTCACAAAGCAAGTAAGGTTAGCCAGGAAGAAGAAGCGAAGGATGCTTCTTCCGCTATCCATGTAA